The Jaculus jaculus isolate mJacJac1 chromosome 1, mJacJac1.mat.Y.cur, whole genome shotgun sequence nucleotide sequence CCCAGTCAGGCTCAGACTCATCTCCACCCAGATTCCATATGCATGGCTCTTTAATAGATCTGGACACCATGTGGGTGGCTGCACCCCTACCTAGCTGAAGCCCGCTCCCCACCCAGCATTGGCTGGGGATGGAGTGCATGTGGACACGGGTGGGCTCAGGGAAGGTCAGGAGCTCTCATACCTTGTCCATCCTTGTGGATCCGCTTAAAGAGAGCAAACTTCTGGGGGTTGTCCACGACCATGAACTTCTTGAGCAGCCCCTGGATGACCTCGCTGACGGTGGTGGTGCTGCTAATGTGCAGCTGCTTGATGGCATCCAGTGGCAGGTAGAAGGACGTGCGCTTGTCTGTGGTGGCTGCCGGGTTCACTTCCTTGAGGGCATCATAGATGGACTGGGGCCGGATCCCCGCGGGCACTGTCACTGGACGTCGAAGTTTCAAATGAACTTTGATGAAACCTGTGTAGGTGCCGTCTTCACTCTGCAAGTGGGAGGTCCGTCTTGAATGACCCTGACTGCCACTTTGGGCTATTTCCCCTGGGGATGGGAGGGCAGCGGACCACTGAGACCATAACAGGGCCATGCCAGCCAGCCTCCCTGAGTTCCACCTCTATGCCGACCTAGAAAGACTGGAGAGACACAGACCTCTCCTAATGGGCCTCAAGGAGCCAGAGCCCAATTTCCAGCAATGGCTGGTGGAGCTGCTGTGGTGTCCCTCGTGGGAGGGTTGAGCTGCCTGCAGGTGAGTCGCCCCCGCCTCTACAGCAGCCCGTCTACACCTGAACCTGGGAGGGCAGCAAACTGCTAGAGTAATGTGCTGAGAGACCCAGACCAAGGAACCCActgcttttattttctaatattttctaattaattagtttttaaattttatttttatttgagagagaaagagggagagaggtgctGGGGAAGccaatctgggtcctctggcttcgcaggcaaacgtcttgaccgctaagccgtctctccagctccctgccctccccgcccccccacacAACTCTTAAGCTTCAAATCCGAGCCCCCTGGTAACTGGATTTTCTGGCAGCTATCTGGCTTGAAGCCCCAAAGAGCCATGGTTGCTTCCAACCACCATTAGGGGGCAGGGTTCCTCTATCTTTGCTGTTCGTGGTCGGCTGCCTTTCTGAACCTTGTAAACTAAGGGGCCCTCAAACTGACTGGGTTGAGGGGCAGGACAGCAGTTGTGAATTCTGCTGGCTTCCTGGGGACCAAGCCCCCAGCCCTTAATTACTGTCATGTCGTTCTCCCAAGATTCCAGGCACATGACATGATAGTGAAACGAGGAGAGGTTAAGACAGTGACCCAGCGTCACAAGGAATGGAGCAGAGATTGGATCTGGAGCCAATTCTAAAGCCCACTCTATTTCTCTGGGGCCCTGAGGCCCTAAGAAAGGGGAGTGAGATACAGGGAGTTACTCCTTCTGGGGAGAGCAGGAGCCAGGCCAGAAGGAGCTCGAGGGGATACTGGGTAAGGGTGGGCAGGCCCCCACTCACCAGCTTCATGCCCAGGCAGTGCTTCTCCCGGCTGTTGTAGCTGTCGATCTTCTGCTTGATCTCCCGCAGCGTGGGTGGGCTCCGCGTCTCCTCCACTGCCTTACAGACATTCTGGAGTACACACAGAAGTGGGGATGTCGACAGTGGTTCTTAGGGTGAGAAGGGAAACAAGcacacctcccaaaggctggccTAGGCACGAAGTTTGCACCGTTTCAGCTGCTCACGGTGCAGTCAATGACCAGCCACCCAATTGTAAGCCTCAGGCTCCCTCACCTGTGTAATGGGTACAATACCCTCCCCGCCAGGCTGGCTGAGAGACCGACATGCAATGGCCTGCACTCAGACACTGACTGTGAAGCCGGCGAGTGGGTAGTACTTACAGGTCCCCACGGACAGAGATCCTCAGAGATGGACAGAAATGAAAGCATGCTTTGCTTCCTTAAGGAACTACAGCTGGAGAGAGGCACGAATACCTGCGGCCAGCAGATACTGACAGGAGCAACGGAAGTCCTCTCAGACCCAGGGGACGAGGCTGCATGGGCACACTTTTGGCCCCACATCATTAGCCACCATGCTTTCCTCATAACAAGTGAATATATATTTGTCAAACGAACGAGTGTGCTGGTAGAGACGAGGTGGTAGTCCTCTGGGATGAGGAGATAAACCTCCCCTACTAGGGACAGCTAGTATTTACCGAGCACCTGCTCTGTGCCACTCCATACACGTGACCTCATTCCCTTTTCACAGACCCAAGCTACAGGTCAGCTTGTTCCCAAGGCGAGACTACCAAGAGAGATGCTTTTACCAATGAGCCTAAATCCCTCGTCAGATGTGCAGAACCAACCAGAAAACCTACATCTGGCCTGTTGTGTTCTCCTTCCAGCATTCATTATCCTCGCATGGTCCCCTGAGACCCTCTCCACAACTCCCAAGGAAACAGGGAAGAAAGAAGTTGAGATGGAGGCCAGTGTCCTTCACACTGTGGATTAAGGTGGGTTCTAGGGTCTCTATAGCCCTTTTCCTCTGATTTCTTTCAAGCTCATTGTCATGTCTCAGTTTCATCTTCACACTGTCCTGTGTAGATGGAGGTACAGGAGTTGGTTGGTGAAAACTCCCCCAGAATTTACCTGATCTTAGAAATcccttgctggacatggtggcacttgtctttaatcccagcactggagaagctgaggttggaggaaTCTGTGAACTCacggctagcctgggctacagagtgagttgcaggtcagcctgggctagaatgagaccctacctcaaaaaactaatccctctccaaaataaaaccaaggaacaacaaaaaaatcccaacagagggctggagagatgacttagtggttaacacttgcctgtgaagtctaagacccctgttcgaggctcaattccctaggatccacgttagccagatgcacaagggggcacacacgtctggagttcgtttgcagtggctggaggccctggcatgcccattctctctctctgcctctttctctctctgttgttctcaaataagtaaataagtaaaaataaacaaaaagaaattttaaaaaatcccagcAGAACTGGGGCAGGTTAGGAGTCTCCTTTAGCGAACAAAGGAACAGGGAACTGATACCCAGAGAGGGATGACTTTGACGCCAtctgacactgcctccaggtttGGCTGGGGAATTTCACTCCATACCCAGTGAAGCACTCATCACAGCTGGTCTTTGGCCTTCCCTCATCAGTCAGCCTGTCTATGGGCCTGACGTCACACTTCCTCCTCCTGCTTTCCAATCTCCTGGAATCAGAGCCCATGAAATGGCTTCAGGAGGAGTGACTGGGTCTATGTGGCTCCAACTCCCCTAGGCCCGGCACAGAGGTAAGGCCACCTTCTATTCCATCCTGGCCTCTTTGCCTGGTCTGCTGCTCCTGTGCACGCTTCACCCAAGGCTCTGACAGTAACAGCACTGTGTTAGGTACTTTCAtgtgctttttctatttttttaataaatatttatttacttatttggagagagaaggggggagcatgcatgagcatgccaggatctcctgccactgtaaatgaactccagacacatgtgccactgtgcatctggctttacatgggtactggggaatcgaacctagtacgtcaggatttgcaagcaagtgcctttaaccacttagccatctctcagcccccatGTTTTTTCTTAATACTATCTATGTTATTCCTGTTTTATAGATCACacaactgaggctcagggaggtCAAGAAGTGTGTGCATGTCTTGCTGTTAGTGAGTGGCCAAGCATTGATTGGAATGAAGACCATCTAAGCCTGAAGCCCAGATTCTTCTCAATTACACCACCCTAAGGAAGCCTGTTTTGCTGCAGGCATCAGAGGCCCATCACTCTACTGAACCTCTATGCAGGGCTGGGGTGATCAGCTGCCAAATACATACATTTCTCCAAGCTGGCCTGATCCCTGGGTCAGGAACCTCAGGACTCGGGGAGTCCTGCATCACCTGCTTCACGGCAAGGACTTCTGAAGTGGGAGGAGCTGAGAGGACGCGGGGATCTACTGGATGCCGCTGAGCGGTCTGAATTAGACTCTGACTGTTGAAAACCACTCAAGGGTACAGGGCTGCTGAGGTAGCTGTTTACTCGAAGTGCTGAACAAGCCATGTGAGCCTCACAGACTGCTTTGTCTACTATTGACTCTTTAATCTGGGGACCCTCAGCATGGAACCTCTCTTTTGCCTTAGCTTTTGGGGTTCCTTACTTCCAGTCCCTGCCGGCTGGGCACATTTCTAGGGAGTACAGTGCCTGGCTGAGGCCCCACCTGCCTCCCTTCCGGAGCCTTCAGTTATAATGATCAACTCTCGGGTTGCTACTCTGCCCATCTCTGTGGTACGCGGGCTGATGGTCATTGGGAGTTCCGGGCTTGCTCATACTCACCAGTGAAAAAGTGAGGCAATGGAAAGCAACTCTAGaagcccctgaaaaaaaaaatctctcagttTCCAGCAGAGCTCCAACCACTCTCCTGTTGAAAAGGCAGGTGCATTGTGGTTGTCAAAGACCCGTCTGGACCCCAGTGAGTCACAGCCTCCTTGGCCTcagttttcttcttcctgttcTGCTTTTCTTGATCATCTAAACCCTTGTAGGCTCTCCCTTTCCCACCACAAGCCTGGGAAATGATGCAATTGGCAGAGGCAAAAGATAGCAGCCCTGGCCTCACTGCTGAGGCCTTAAACCTCTGGGTGGGCGGGTGAGCTCCATCCTGCGAGTGCCAAGAGCCTTTGTATGGCCAACACCAAGAATCTCACACCCATGGAATGTCAACGCCCAGTCTAAGGTGGCTGCTGCCCACACTAAACCTGCCAGACAAGATTTGACCTACAGACAGAATGAATCACACCTCCCCAAAGCAGACCAACCAGAGAGCCCCTGCCAAGGGCTCAACATCCACCACCAGCCTGGAAGCCTGCCTGCACAGCGGAGTCATCTGGGGATCTCTAGGGGCTGCCTGGGCTGCTTCCCGAGAGTCCAGAGTTAACTGGTCTGGGATATAGCCCAGGCACAAGGATTGAAAACTCTCCTAGCTGATTCCGGCATGTGCAGTGTTTGAGAACTACCGGAGGCCCTCCAACAATGCCATCCAGCTGCAGAGTTAGCACTTTGGCACCAGCAGATAGGAGCTGCTCCCAAGGTCTCCTAAGAGGCAGTACCACTGTGTGAGTGAGATTAATAATACAGAAACTTTTCAAGGGCAATGCAAAGGCTCCTGTTCACCTTCTAGATTCTCAGCTTCTCAAAGCGAAAGATTTGTCTCTGATGATGGGTACAACTATGCCAAGTAGATAACATTCGTCTCTGGGGGCAATCCAAGATGGAGGCAAGTGGAGAATTCTGTTATGACTCAAGGAATCTAGGCATTGGCCTGTCTAGCATTTCTCCCAAGAACCTCCATATCACGGTGTATCTGGGATGGCATTCATGAGCTCTGATTAAGTCCCTGGCACTGTTGGTAGATGGCTGAGCTATCCTCAGTGCACCTGGCTTATTCAGGACACTGGTAAAAAATAAGTTTGTCTCGCCTGTCTTAGCTATGGGAAGGACAATGACTTGTCTTGGCTGTCAGGGTTATTGGGGGACAGCAAGTAAAGATAGGGTGCTAGccttaaataaaagcaaagatgCTCCTACTTGAAAGAGCGGTTCTCTAAtgtttctattaaaatattttttatttggtgcTGTAGAGTTGGCTCTGTAGTtaatgtgtttgcttgcaaaaactgacagcctgggttcaattccccagtacccacataaaagcagaggcacaaggtggcgtgggtgtctagagtttgttttccagCGGTAAtaactggcatgcccatattctctttttctgtctccccttgtaaataaataaaataaatataaaaaataagccagaaaaaaaaataagccaggcataatggtgcatgcctttaatcccagcacttgggaggcagaagtaggaggattgccatgagtttgaggccaccctaagactatataatgaattccaagtcagcctgggctagagaccctaccttgaaaaacaaacaaaaaatgataaaataaatagataaataagactaaatatctttct carries:
- the Rassf5 gene encoding ras association domain-containing protein 5 isoform X2 gives rise to the protein MTVDSSMSSGYCSLEEELEDCFFTAKTTLFRNLRSQQAPKNVCKAVEETRSPPTLREIKQKIDSYNSREKHCLGMKLSEDGTYTGFIKVHLKLRRPVTVPAGIRPQSIYDALKEVNPAATTDKRTSFYLPLDAIKQLHISSTTTVSEVIQGLLKKFMVVDNPQKFALFKRIHKDGQVLFQKLSIADCPLYLRLLAGPDTDVLSFVLKENETGEVEWDAFSIPELQNFLTILEKEEQDKIQQVQKKYDKFRQQLEEVLRESQGKPG